A single genomic interval of Tenuifilum sp. 4138str harbors:
- a CDS encoding NAD(P)/FAD-dependent oxidoreductase, which yields MRIAVIGFGAAAIGLLEKLKNSNHEVHVFEKSNDIYSSSISGIRADGKLFVSTEMGGEIYIDPLLQRRFVEYYINFTGKREVETGNSFASEDYYRKFYEKGFLPISSQFFHIGTDQLKEVLFNIYEQFCKSANIHFHFSTEVTEVKEQPDGVIVNGTERFDMAVIAVGRSGHKLINRTISEYPQLIKNNTKVDLGIRYELPNHIVDEINREMYEFKVKYKSRTGYMVRTFCNNPSGFVVTENYGDFTTVNGHAKMREKSGNTNFAILASLVLTEPFNDPIGYGSYIAKLSNLLAGEGKVILQTYSHFKESKRTKNLYRVHPTLEPEKYILGDINLAFPRRIIESIIDFIENLNTVIPGVANNDNLVYAPEIKFYSNRLNNQISARLKFIGDCSGATRSIIYATAHGYLMAEAIESNNFNVDI from the coding sequence ATGAGAATTGCGGTTATCGGTTTTGGGGCAGCAGCCATCGGTTTGCTCGAGAAGCTAAAGAATAGCAACCACGAGGTGCACGTTTTTGAGAAAAGCAACGACATCTACTCGTCTAGCATATCGGGCATACGTGCCGATGGAAAGCTATTCGTATCAACCGAGATGGGAGGTGAAATTTATATTGATCCCTTGCTGCAGCGTAGGTTTGTTGAGTACTACATCAATTTTACGGGTAAGCGTGAGGTTGAAACCGGCAACTCATTCGCATCGGAGGATTACTACCGTAAATTCTACGAAAAAGGATTTCTACCCATATCATCGCAATTCTTCCACATTGGAACCGATCAGCTCAAGGAGGTTCTCTTCAATATCTACGAGCAATTTTGCAAATCGGCTAATATCCACTTTCATTTTAGCACTGAGGTAACTGAGGTAAAAGAGCAGCCTGATGGTGTAATAGTTAACGGAACCGAAAGGTTCGATATGGCGGTTATTGCGGTTGGTAGGAGTGGGCATAAGCTGATTAACAGAACCATATCGGAATATCCACAGCTTATAAAGAATAATACTAAGGTTGATTTGGGTATTCGCTACGAGTTACCCAACCACATTGTGGATGAAATAAACCGTGAGATGTATGAATTCAAGGTGAAATACAAAAGCCGTACCGGTTACATGGTTCGTACGTTCTGCAACAACCCATCGGGGTTTGTGGTTACTGAGAACTATGGCGATTTCACCACGGTTAACGGACATGCCAAGATGCGCGAAAAAAGTGGGAATACCAACTTTGCCATTCTGGCATCGCTTGTGCTAACCGAACCGTTCAACGATCCCATTGGCTATGGCTCATACATTGCTAAGCTATCGAACCTTTTGGCGGGTGAGGGGAAAGTAATACTACAAACATACAGCCACTTTAAGGAATCCAAACGCACTAAAAACCTTTACCGGGTTCATCCAACCCTTGAGCCCGAAAAATACATTTTAGGTGATATAAACCTTGCATTCCCACGTAGGATTATTGAGAGTATAATTGATTTCATTGAAAATCTTAACACGGTTATTCCCGGGGTGGCCAACAACGACAATCTAGTATATGCTCCCGAAATAAAGTTCTACTCCAATAGGCTGAACAACCAGATTTCGGCAAGGCTGAAATTTATTGGCGATTGCTCAGGGGCAACCCGTTCCATAATCTATGCAACTGCACATGGCTACCTGATGGCCGAAGCCATTGAGTCCAACAATTTTAATGTTGATATCTGA
- the topA gene encoding type I DNA topoisomerase produces the protein MIPNLVIVESPAKAKTIEKFLGKDFVVKSSFGHIRDLSKNKLGVDLKKNYKPQYIVSDDKKKVVDELKKAAEQAQTVWLASDEDREGEAIAWHLAEVLKLDPKKTKRIVFHEITKNAIQQAIQNPRSIDENLVNSQQARRVLDRLVGFEISPILWKKVKPALSAGRVQSVALRLIVEREREIINFKSTSFYKVIADFDAQTPFKAELSDKLNTIDEARKFLEHCKDATFKVLDVVKKPAKKSPPPPFTTSTLQQEASRKYGFSVSQTMTLAQKLYEAGYITYMRTDSVNLSDLALATSREVVLKEFGEKYSHTRQYKTKTKGAQEAHEAIRPTYIDKEKVPGTTAEQKLYDLIRKRTLASQMSDAQLERTTITIEVSGSKYQFVASGEVIIFDGFLKAYSESSDDDSEEASRDLLPLVKVGQALQPKQINALERFAQRPARYTEASLVKKLEELGIGRPSTYAPTISTIIARGYVIKEDRPGVERPYQSITLKQGKITQTQKVEVTGAEKAKLFPSDIGIVVNDFLVEYFPNIVNYNFTAQVEEKFDEIAMGKMEWTKMIDEFYKPFHDTVKKTEKESDYTKGERVLGTDPATGKTVSVRIGRYGPIVQLGDNDPNSKEKPQYASLLKGQLVSTITLEEALSLFKLPRTLGSFEGKEVVVAVGRFGPYVRHEGKFYSLKKDDNPLDIDLSRAIEIIEEGRLKEKQRVIKTFTEDPELMVLNGRWGPYISKAKSNYKIPKGTNASELTYHDCLKIIEESEKKETTGKKTTKTTKKK, from the coding sequence ATGATACCTAACCTGGTTATAGTAGAGTCGCCCGCCAAAGCTAAAACTATAGAAAAGTTTTTGGGGAAAGATTTTGTAGTAAAGTCGAGTTTTGGCCATATACGCGACCTGTCAAAGAACAAGCTTGGTGTAGATTTAAAAAAGAACTATAAGCCACAGTACATTGTTAGCGACGATAAGAAAAAGGTGGTTGATGAGCTGAAAAAGGCTGCAGAACAGGCCCAAACGGTATGGCTAGCCTCCGATGAAGACCGTGAAGGGGAAGCCATTGCCTGGCATCTGGCCGAGGTGCTTAAGCTCGATCCTAAAAAAACTAAACGCATAGTTTTTCATGAAATCACCAAGAACGCCATTCAGCAGGCCATTCAAAACCCCCGTTCCATTGACGAGAACCTTGTCAACTCCCAGCAAGCGCGTAGGGTTTTGGATAGACTGGTAGGGTTTGAGATATCGCCTATACTTTGGAAAAAGGTAAAACCTGCACTCTCGGCAGGCCGTGTACAATCGGTTGCACTTAGGCTCATTGTGGAGCGTGAGAGGGAAATCATCAATTTTAAGAGCACTTCATTCTATAAGGTTATTGCCGATTTCGATGCCCAAACTCCCTTTAAAGCAGAGCTATCGGATAAGTTAAACACCATTGATGAGGCAAGAAAATTCCTGGAGCATTGTAAGGATGCAACTTTTAAAGTACTCGATGTAGTTAAAAAACCTGCCAAGAAATCGCCGCCTCCTCCATTTACCACATCAACGCTTCAGCAGGAAGCTAGCCGTAAATACGGCTTTTCGGTTTCCCAAACCATGACCCTTGCCCAGAAACTCTATGAGGCCGGTTACATTACCTACATGCGTACCGACTCAGTAAACCTTTCCGACCTGGCCTTAGCCACCTCCCGCGAGGTAGTACTTAAGGAGTTCGGCGAAAAATACTCACATACCCGCCAGTACAAAACCAAAACCAAGGGAGCACAGGAAGCACATGAGGCAATCCGACCCACATATATCGATAAGGAAAAGGTACCTGGAACTACTGCAGAGCAAAAGCTGTACGATTTGATCAGGAAACGAACACTTGCCTCGCAAATGAGCGATGCTCAACTTGAGCGCACCACCATAACCATTGAGGTTTCCGGGTCAAAGTACCAATTTGTTGCCTCTGGCGAGGTTATCATTTTCGATGGGTTCCTTAAAGCTTACAGCGAATCATCGGACGACGATAGCGAGGAGGCAAGCAGGGATCTTTTACCCCTTGTAAAGGTTGGTCAAGCCCTACAACCTAAGCAGATTAACGCCCTGGAACGATTCGCACAACGTCCTGCTAGGTATACTGAGGCTAGTTTGGTAAAGAAACTTGAAGAGCTCGGAATTGGACGGCCTTCAACCTACGCTCCTACCATTTCAACTATAATTGCCAGAGGTTACGTGATTAAGGAGGATAGGCCAGGGGTTGAACGTCCATACCAAAGCATTACCCTTAAACAGGGTAAAATTACCCAAACCCAAAAGGTTGAGGTTACTGGAGCTGAAAAGGCAAAGCTTTTTCCCAGCGATATTGGAATTGTGGTTAACGATTTTCTGGTGGAGTACTTTCCCAATATTGTTAACTATAACTTCACTGCACAGGTTGAGGAAAAGTTCGATGAGATTGCGATGGGGAAGATGGAATGGACCAAAATGATTGATGAGTTCTATAAGCCGTTCCACGATACCGTTAAGAAAACCGAAAAGGAGTCGGATTACACAAAAGGGGAGAGGGTTTTAGGAACCGACCCGGCAACTGGAAAAACTGTTAGCGTTCGGATTGGCCGGTATGGCCCTATTGTTCAGCTTGGCGACAACGACCCCAATAGTAAGGAAAAACCTCAGTATGCAAGCTTGCTAAAGGGGCAATTGGTTTCAACAATAACCCTTGAGGAGGCTTTGTCCTTATTTAAACTCCCGCGTACACTTGGTAGCTTTGAGGGGAAAGAGGTGGTAGTTGCAGTTGGCCGGTTTGGCCCATACGTTCGGCACGAGGGGAAATTTTACTCCCTCAAAAAGGATGATAACCCTTTAGATATCGATTTAAGTAGAGCCATTGAAATTATTGAAGAGGGTAGGTTGAAAGAAAAACAAAGGGTAATCAAGACTTTTACTGAGGACCCCGAACTTATGGTGCTTAATGGCCGTTGGGGACCATACATCTCAAAGGCAAAAAGTAACTATAAAATTCCCAAAGGGACTAACGCATCGGAGTTAACCTACCA
- a CDS encoding adenylyltransferase/cytidyltransferase family protein, protein MDKREILSKKILSGVEYDRMVAFWNFKSRSVVALYGTFDVFHPSVFDLITFASELGQELAVGVKPDADVKADKGEKFPIYNQDQRAAMVSAHQLVSAVHICNEGVEDFLRRTKPAVAVCCAHASDTDKKALEVVKEWGGRVEIFMGSTTSIDDIISKYK, encoded by the coding sequence ATGGATAAAAGAGAAATTCTTTCGAAAAAAATACTTAGTGGTGTTGAGTACGACCGAATGGTAGCATTTTGGAACTTTAAATCGCGTTCGGTAGTAGCCCTTTATGGCACCTTTGATGTTTTTCACCCGTCGGTTTTTGACTTAATCACCTTTGCCTCTGAGTTAGGTCAGGAGTTGGCAGTAGGCGTTAAGCCCGATGCCGATGTTAAGGCAGATAAAGGCGAAAAATTTCCAATTTATAATCAGGATCAACGGGCTGCAATGGTTTCGGCGCATCAGCTGGTTTCAGCAGTGCATATTTGCAATGAAGGGGTTGAAGATTTCCTCCGCAGGACAAAACCTGCTGTGGCAGTTTGCTGTGCGCATGCATCCGATACCGATAAGAAAGCCCTTGAGGTGGTTAAGGAGTGGGGAGGCCGTGTCGAGATTTTCATGGGTAGCACTACCAGTATCGATGATATCATTTCAAAGTATAAGTAG
- a CDS encoding pyridoxamine 5'-phosphate oxidase family protein, translated as MAEKPDSRIVEFINEHHVLTLATSFNEEPWCANCFYVYMEDENSLVFTSDFDTKHIQQASHNIYVAGTIVLETSIIGKIQGVQFQGIISQPQGELHERAKKAYLKRFPIAMLMETHLWVVDLTYLKMTDNRLGFGKKLIWSKDLSFQK; from the coding sequence ATGGCCGAAAAACCCGATAGCAGGATTGTTGAGTTTATCAACGAGCATCATGTTTTAACGCTGGCTACAAGCTTCAACGAGGAACCCTGGTGCGCTAACTGTTTCTATGTTTACATGGAAGATGAAAACAGTCTTGTGTTTACTTCCGATTTCGACACCAAACACATCCAACAGGCCAGTCATAATATCTACGTTGCGGGGACTATTGTGCTTGAAACAAGCATCATTGGCAAAATCCAGGGAGTGCAGTTTCAGGGAATAATATCACAACCACAAGGCGAACTGCATGAGAGAGCCAAGAAGGCTTACCTTAAGCGTTTTCCAATTGCCATGCTAATGGAAACCCACCTATGGGTTGTTGACCTTACCTACTTAAAGATGACCGATAACCGGTTAGGGTTTGGCAAAAAGCTAATTTGGTCAAAGGACCTATCGTTCCAGAAATAA
- the radA gene encoding DNA repair protein RadA, which yields MAKTKSVYVCQNCGAESVKWLGRCPSCNEWNTFVEERITKESKSRPGLVEVSRNAIPKPLKEIETSNEKRIDTRIGELNRILGGGIVPGSIVLLGGEPGIGKSTLALQLALGMDHQKVLYVSGEESARQVKIRADRINPANQDCLILNETLLENILTQIENVQPDLIVIDSIQTLYTDTIESSPGSVSQIRETAATLLRYAKTSGVPVILIGHITKDGSIAGPKVLEHIVDVVLQFEGDQNYLYRILRSSKNRFGSTSEIGIFEMQNNGLVEVTNPSEILLSHRDEQLSGIAVAATIDGARPFLIETQALVSTAVYGTPQRSTTGFDQRRLNMLLAVLERRAGFRLANKDVFLNIAGGLKVSDPAIDLAVIAAILSSTLDVAIPGTTCFAAEVGLSGEIRPVNRLDQRVAEANKLGMTRMFVSRYNTKGLDNGNKNCKIIPIGRIEELIRLLFGRESVD from the coding sequence GTGGCTAAAACTAAGAGCGTTTACGTTTGCCAGAATTGCGGGGCCGAGTCGGTAAAATGGCTGGGGCGTTGCCCCTCATGCAATGAGTGGAACACCTTTGTAGAGGAGCGGATAACCAAGGAGTCCAAAAGCCGACCAGGACTGGTAGAGGTTTCCCGCAATGCAATACCAAAGCCCTTAAAGGAGATTGAAACCAGCAATGAGAAACGCATCGATACCCGCATAGGCGAGCTAAACCGAATACTAGGAGGGGGAATTGTTCCTGGTTCAATTGTTTTGCTTGGAGGTGAACCGGGCATAGGAAAATCAACTTTAGCTTTGCAGCTTGCCCTGGGTATGGATCACCAAAAGGTGCTTTACGTTTCGGGCGAGGAGAGTGCCCGTCAGGTGAAAATCCGTGCCGATAGGATTAACCCTGCTAATCAGGATTGCCTAATCCTGAACGAAACGCTTTTGGAGAACATACTCACCCAGATTGAGAATGTTCAGCCCGATTTAATTGTTATTGACTCCATTCAAACCCTGTACACCGATACAATAGAGTCGTCGCCGGGTAGCGTTTCGCAGATTCGCGAAACGGCTGCCACGCTATTGCGTTACGCAAAAACATCGGGTGTTCCCGTCATACTTATTGGTCACATAACCAAGGATGGTAGCATAGCTGGCCCCAAGGTGCTGGAGCATATTGTTGATGTGGTATTACAGTTTGAGGGCGATCAGAACTACCTTTACCGAATCTTACGTTCATCAAAGAATCGGTTTGGTTCAACATCGGAGATTGGGATTTTTGAGATGCAAAACAATGGCTTGGTTGAGGTAACCAATCCATCGGAGATACTACTATCGCATCGCGATGAGCAGCTTAGCGGCATTGCAGTTGCCGCTACAATCGATGGTGCAAGACCATTTCTAATTGAGACTCAGGCGCTGGTTAGCACAGCGGTTTACGGTACACCTCAGCGATCCACCACAGGCTTTGACCAGCGAAGGCTTAACATGCTTTTGGCTGTTCTTGAGCGTCGCGCAGGTTTTAGGCTTGCCAACAAGGATGTTTTCCTGAATATTGCCGGAGGGCTTAAGGTTAGCGATCCGGCTATTGACCTTGCTGTTATTGCAGCCATACTATCATCAACGCTCGATGTTGCAATACCTGGCACAACATGCTTTGCTGCGGAGGTTGGCCTTTCTGGCGAAATTCGCCCGGTGAACCGTCTCGACCAACGTGTGGCTGAGGCCAATAAGCTTGGGATGACCCGCATGTTTGTATCGCGCTACAATACCAAAGGGCTCGATAACGGAAATAAAAACTGTAAGATTATTCCAATCGGGAGAATTGAGGAGTTAATTCGACTCTTATTTGGACGGGAATCCGTGGACTAA
- a CDS encoding NAD-dependent epimerase/dehydratase family protein, giving the protein MILVTGATGLVGAHLLYELCSGGHKVRATRRANSNTHFVEWFFSLYTANSSDLLNLIEWVDAEVLDYQSLVEATKGVSTVFHTAATVSFSPSQEQNILATNVRGTANVVDACLENGVKTLCHVSSIAALGERNDLGVIDESCKWQKSKGQSAYARSKFLGENEVWRGFEQGLRVVIVNPSVILGPGRWNSGSGQLFSIVSKGMPFYTDGVTGYVDVRDVAKAMVFLTLNTEVSGERFVLNSENLGFRELFTLIANVSNNRKPFIKIPLTLIHVLYPLIFILTAGRISKSNLKSAFTKSYYSSVKIKALGFTFTPITHTVQLMAEAKKKS; this is encoded by the coding sequence ATGATACTTGTAACTGGTGCTACTGGACTCGTAGGTGCTCATTTGCTTTATGAACTGTGTTCAGGGGGGCACAAGGTTAGAGCTACCCGAAGGGCAAACTCAAATACGCATTTTGTAGAGTGGTTTTTCTCACTATACACCGCTAATTCTTCGGACTTACTAAATCTGATTGAATGGGTTGATGCTGAGGTGTTAGATTACCAATCGTTGGTTGAGGCTACTAAGGGCGTATCAACCGTTTTTCATACAGCCGCTACGGTCTCGTTCAGCCCATCGCAGGAGCAGAACATACTTGCCACCAATGTTCGTGGGACTGCTAATGTTGTGGATGCCTGTCTTGAGAATGGGGTTAAAACGTTATGCCACGTTAGCTCCATTGCAGCCCTAGGCGAAAGGAACGACTTGGGAGTAATTGATGAGAGCTGCAAGTGGCAAAAAAGTAAGGGACAGAGTGCCTATGCCCGAAGCAAGTTTTTAGGTGAAAACGAGGTTTGGCGTGGTTTTGAACAGGGGTTAAGAGTGGTAATAGTTAATCCTTCAGTAATTCTCGGTCCCGGACGTTGGAATTCGGGTAGTGGACAGCTATTCAGCATAGTATCGAAAGGGATGCCCTTTTATACCGATGGCGTAACCGGTTATGTTGATGTTCGCGATGTGGCAAAAGCCATGGTCTTTCTTACTCTAAACACCGAGGTTAGCGGAGAGCGATTTGTTCTTAATTCAGAAAACCTTGGCTTCAGGGAACTTTTTACCTTAATTGCTAATGTTTCCAACAATAGAAAACCTTTTATAAAGATACCTTTGACATTAATACATGTTCTTTACCCGCTGATTTTCATTCTTACAGCCGGAAGAATATCAAAAAGTAACCTCAAATCGGCATTTACAAAATCGTACTACTCATCCGTTAAAATTAAAGCACTTGGTTTTACATTCACACCCATTACCCATACGGTTCAACTAATGGCTGAGGCGAAAAAGAAAAGTTAA
- a CDS encoding ABC transporter ATP-binding protein, translating into MLKVSDLTVSFSGNPVVSGICFSLMPGEILGFVGESGSGKSVTSLALMGLLPPNAKVEGGSASFSTEKGQVDLLKVDSKTHRQIRGQGIAMIFQEPQTSLNPSMICGKQISEAVELHTNLRGAKAKERCIQLLAEMQLTDPAKVYSSYPHQLSGGQKQRVMIAMALAGNPRILIADEPTTALDVTVQKSILQLLKDIRQRHQIGIIFITHDLSVVAEVADRIMVMQQGQIVEQGTVTEIFNNPTHPYTRRLIEFRKRINQPITETAGVTNEPEHIFRVNSISVEYGSNSWFKRGFKAISDVSFTLFKGETLGLVGESGSGKSTIGRTLLKLIETQSGTIEYNGEPLSSLKGSNLLNFRREVQFIFQDPYSSLNPRLTIGQALMEPFIYHGLGGKREARKAVEELLQMVSLPADSINRYPHEFSGGQRQRIVIARALVLKPKILVCDEVLSALDVSTQAQMLDLLQELKKGMGLTYLFISHDLSVVRSICSRVIVLNRGSIEEQGPAEEIFSRPQSVYTQLLIDAIPGKSL; encoded by the coding sequence ATGCTAAAGGTATCCGATCTCACAGTATCGTTTTCTGGCAACCCGGTGGTTTCAGGGATATGCTTTAGCTTGATGCCCGGCGAAATACTTGGATTTGTTGGCGAATCGGGATCGGGAAAATCGGTAACATCGTTAGCCCTTATGGGGCTGTTGCCACCCAATGCAAAAGTGGAAGGTGGTTCAGCCTCTTTCAGCACTGAAAAAGGACAGGTCGATCTACTAAAAGTAGATAGTAAAACGCACCGGCAGATCAGGGGACAAGGCATTGCAATGATTTTTCAGGAACCCCAAACCAGCCTTAACCCTTCCATGATATGTGGTAAGCAAATATCGGAGGCTGTTGAACTACATACCAATCTTAGGGGCGCAAAGGCTAAAGAGCGATGCATACAGTTGCTTGCGGAAATGCAATTAACCGATCCTGCTAAGGTTTATAGCAGCTATCCGCACCAGCTTAGCGGAGGTCAAAAGCAAAGGGTTATGATAGCCATGGCACTTGCGGGTAATCCCCGTATCCTTATCGCCGACGAGCCAACCACCGCACTCGACGTTACCGTTCAAAAGAGTATTTTACAGCTACTGAAGGATATTCGGCAAAGGCATCAAATAGGCATTATCTTCATCACTCATGATTTGTCAGTAGTTGCTGAGGTTGCCGATAGAATTATGGTTATGCAGCAGGGGCAAATTGTTGAGCAGGGCACTGTAACCGAAATTTTTAACAACCCTACACATCCATACACCCGTCGGCTTATTGAGTTCCGTAAACGGATAAATCAACCTATTACTGAAACAGCTGGTGTCACAAATGAGCCTGAACACATTTTCCGTGTAAATTCAATCAGTGTAGAATACGGTAGCAATAGCTGGTTTAAAAGGGGCTTTAAGGCAATTAGCGATGTTTCATTTACTTTATTTAAAGGCGAAACATTAGGTCTGGTGGGCGAGTCGGGTTCAGGTAAAAGTACCATTGGTCGTACTTTGCTTAAATTAATCGAAACCCAAAGCGGAACCATTGAATATAATGGGGAACCATTGAGCAGCCTAAAAGGGAGCAATCTGCTTAATTTTCGTCGCGAGGTTCAGTTTATTTTTCAGGACCCCTACTCATCGCTAAATCCGAGGCTAACCATAGGCCAGGCCCTAATGGAGCCTTTTATCTATCATGGTTTAGGAGGTAAAAGGGAGGCCCGGAAGGCGGTTGAGGAATTACTTCAAATGGTTAGCTTGCCAGCTGACAGTATTAATCGCTACCCTCACGAATTCTCCGGGGGACAAAGGCAAAGGATTGTTATTGCTCGTGCACTGGTTCTTAAACCAAAAATTTTGGTTTGCGATGAGGTCCTTTCAGCGCTTGATGTATCAACTCAGGCCCAGATGCTTGATTTGCTTCAGGAGCTAAAAAAGGGAATGGGGTTAACCTACCTTTTTATCTCCCACGACTTATCGGTAGTGCGGAGTATTTGTTCAAGGGTAATAGTTTTAAATAGAGGCAGTATTGAAGAACAAGGGCCTGCCGAGGAGATATTTAGCAGGCCCCAAAGTGTATATACGCAGTTGCTTATCGATGCAATTCCTGGTAAATCGCTTTAG
- a CDS encoding penicillin-binding protein 1A, protein MKLNDPTTIKKFKTWFWGALAFGFLFVVTIFILIGLEFFGPLPTFRELENPKSNVASEVISEDNIVLGNIYKEYRSFVDYNEISPNVINALIATEDVRFHNHSGIDFKGLGRVMFKTVLFAQRSAGGGSTITQQLAKNLFPRDISSKQNVFVRTTKLVITKFKEWITAVKLERNYTKEEIAAMYLNVVEFGSNSFGIKAAAKTFFDTTPDSLTIDQAALLVGVVNAPTRYSPVRNPENARHRRNVVLGQMLKYGYISQEQFDSISKLPIVLKYQAQSHNQGTATYFREMLRLFMTASKPNPKRYWSQQLYREDSLLWETNPLYGWCNKNTKPDGTPYNVYTDGLKIYTTVNSRMQRYAEEALAEHLKNDLQPALDKEIKARGGKIFYDITPEQADHIIYLAMRQTQRYRGLVASGASRDSIMDNFNEKIPMRVFSWKGERDTLMSPLDSIRYYKQFLRSSFMAMDPHNGHVKAYVGGPDFKHFKYDMVQQGKRQVGSTIKPFLYTLAMQEGYSPCTKVPNVTQTFVVGDTIWAPKNSGSTKYDGQMVTLKWGLSNSVNNISAWIMKQFAPSAVVEMIHQLGIKSYIEPVPSIILGTFEFSLYEMVGAYGTYVNKGVQVEPIFVTRIEDKNGNVLATFNTKKNEAISEQTAYLMINLLESVVNQGTGVRLRLKYRLPGKIGGKTGTTQHHSDGWFMGVTPNLVAGVWTGAEDRSVHFQNLALGQGANMALPIFGLFMQKVYADTSLGISPNDDWQKPLLPSNVSINCEDESSYEINEIEIY, encoded by the coding sequence ATGAAACTAAACGATCCTACAACGATTAAAAAATTCAAAACCTGGTTTTGGGGAGCATTGGCATTCGGCTTCCTTTTTGTTGTTACAATATTTATCCTGATTGGGTTGGAGTTCTTTGGACCATTGCCAACCTTTAGGGAACTCGAAAACCCTAAGAGCAACGTAGCCTCGGAGGTAATATCCGAGGATAACATAGTACTAGGCAACATTTACAAGGAATACCGAAGTTTTGTTGATTACAATGAGATTTCGCCCAATGTGATTAATGCACTGATTGCCACCGAAGATGTTCGATTCCATAACCATAGCGGAATCGACTTTAAGGGACTAGGTCGCGTAATGTTCAAAACCGTTCTTTTTGCCCAACGCTCAGCCGGAGGGGGCAGTACCATTACCCAACAGCTTGCCAAAAACCTTTTCCCTCGTGATATTTCTAGTAAACAGAACGTATTTGTAAGAACAACTAAACTGGTAATAACCAAATTTAAGGAGTGGATAACTGCTGTAAAACTAGAGCGGAACTACACCAAGGAGGAGATTGCTGCTATGTACCTTAACGTGGTGGAGTTTGGCAGTAACTCGTTTGGCATTAAAGCAGCGGCTAAAACATTTTTTGATACAACTCCCGACTCACTAACCATTGATCAGGCTGCCCTACTTGTGGGTGTAGTTAATGCGCCAACACGTTATAGCCCCGTGCGCAACCCAGAAAATGCTAGACACCGCAGAAATGTTGTGCTTGGGCAAATGCTTAAATACGGTTATATAAGTCAGGAGCAATTCGATTCCATATCAAAACTGCCCATTGTACTTAAATATCAAGCACAGAGCCATAACCAGGGAACTGCTACCTACTTCAGGGAGATGTTGCGATTGTTCATGACTGCATCAAAACCCAATCCCAAGCGCTACTGGTCGCAGCAGCTTTATAGGGAAGATTCCCTGCTGTGGGAAACTAATCCCCTTTACGGATGGTGCAATAAGAACACCAAGCCCGATGGCACTCCCTATAATGTTTACACTGATGGGCTGAAGATATACACCACCGTTAACTCGCGTATGCAACGGTATGCCGAAGAGGCGCTTGCCGAGCATCTTAAAAACGACCTCCAACCGGCGCTTGACAAGGAGATTAAGGCTCGCGGAGGAAAAATCTTTTACGATATAACTCCCGAACAGGCCGACCATATAATATACCTTGCAATGCGGCAAACGCAAAGGTACAGGGGTCTTGTTGCCTCAGGTGCTTCGCGCGATAGCATAATGGATAACTTTAATGAGAAAATACCCATGCGGGTGTTTTCATGGAAAGGTGAGCGCGATACTCTTATGTCGCCCCTTGACTCCATAAGGTACTACAAGCAATTCCTGCGCTCAAGCTTTATGGCAATGGATCCGCATAACGGTCATGTAAAAGCCTACGTCGGTGGTCCTGATTTTAAGCACTTTAAGTATGATATGGTTCAGCAGGGGAAACGACAGGTTGGTTCAACCATCAAACCATTCCTTTATACCTTAGCCATGCAGGAAGGATATTCGCCCTGCACCAAAGTACCCAATGTTACACAAACCTTTGTGGTGGGCGATACCATTTGGGCGCCCAAAAACTCGGGTAGCACCAAGTACGATGGCCAAATGGTCACACTAAAATGGGGCTTGTCCAACTCGGTTAACAACATCTCTGCATGGATCATGAAGCAGTTTGCGCCAAGCGCTGTGGTGGAAATGATTCATCAACTTGGTATAAAGAGCTACATTGAACCTGTTCCCTCAATAATACTTGGCACATTTGAGTTCAGCCTTTATGAAATGGTAGGTGCATATGGAACTTATGTGAATAAAGGGGTTCAGGTGGAACCAATATTTGTTACGCGCATTGAGGATAAAAACGGAAATGTACTGGCAACTTTTAACACCAAAAAAAACGAAGCCATTAGTGAGCAAACAGCATACCTCATGATAAACCTGCTTGAAAGCGTTGTTAATCAAGGTACAGGGGTTCGCTTGCGGTTGAAGTATCGGCTGCCCGGAAAGATTGGTGGAAAAACCGGAACAACCCAGCACCACTCTGACGGTTGGTTTATGGGCGTAACCCCAAATCTTGTTGCAGGAGTTTGGACGGGTGCCGAGGACCGTTCGGTTCACTTCCAGAACCTCGCCTTAGGACAGGGGGCCAACATGGCTCTCCCTATCTTTGGTTTGTTTATGCAAAAGGTTTATGCTGACACCTCGCTAGGTATATCGCCAAACGATGATTGGCAAAAGCCATTACTTCCTAGCAACGTAAGCATTAACTGTGAGGACGAATCTAGCTATGAGATAAACGAAATAGAAATCTACTAA